In Kordia antarctica, the following proteins share a genomic window:
- a CDS encoding GlcG/HbpS family heme-binding protein, whose product MNITLKQAQAVIEKALAKSKEIDTKMNITVVDTGANQVAFARMDGAWLGSADISLKKAKTACFFGMPTGEIGKLSQPGQPLFNIEHSNGGLISFPGGLPIKDGSGQVIGAVGVSGSSVENDHAVAKAGTEAI is encoded by the coding sequence ATGAACATTACATTAAAACAAGCGCAAGCCGTTATTGAAAAGGCACTTGCAAAGTCGAAAGAAATTGACACAAAAATGAATATTACGGTTGTAGATACAGGCGCTAACCAAGTTGCATTTGCGCGAATGGATGGTGCATGGTTGGGAAGTGCTGATATTTCGCTTAAAAAAGCAAAGACAGCCTGTTTTTTCGGAATGCCAACTGGCGAAATAGGAAAGCTTTCACAACCTGGACAACCACTTTTTAATATTGAACATTCTAATGGAGGATTGATTTCTTTCCCTGGTGGATTACCAATTAAAGATGGTTCTGGACAAGTTATCGGAGCTGTTGGAGTAAGTGGAAGTTCCGTTGAAAACGATCATGCAGTAGCAAAAGCAGGTACAGAAGCTATATAA
- a CDS encoding cold-shock protein: MSKGTVKFFNDTKGFGFITEEGVEKDHFVHISGLIDEIREGDEVEFDLQEGNKGLNAVNVKVI; the protein is encoded by the coding sequence ATGAGTAAAGGAACAGTAAAATTTTTCAATGACACTAAAGGATTTGGATTTATCACAGAAGAAGGTGTTGAAAAAGACCACTTTGTACACATTTCAGGATTGATTGACGAAATTCGCGAAGGCGATGAAGTTGAGTTTGATCTTCAAGAAGGAAACAAAGGATTAAACGCAGTAAACGTAAAAGTTATTTAA
- a CDS encoding alkaline phosphatase family protein: MKVPTSRIKHVVVMMFENRSFDSMLGFLYKDNNNKSPLGHPFEGLTGTETNPDSNGNSITVFPIDKNDSHAYFMPKKDPGEGFANTNFQLFGAGKAPYPKGIANNQGFVRDFENPIDNSPLEKKEHPYKKSATNTTKASSDHDYKSDDYKKWYKKPSPSGHASDVPDLDGVAPKDIMGMYTPETLPVLSGLATGYAVCDHWYCSAPTETLPNRAFTHMGTSEGYLYDEIHSYSSKSIFKHLMNHNKSWGIFGNNGKPYTVSFCQDIPSSLPKNCQVGSFDTFKTALKEKNLPDYTFLEPIWGSQGNSQHPNYNVALGEQYLLDIYTALKESPHWEDTLLVITYDEHGGCYDHITPPNNATSPPAKSTAFGFDFTRYGVRVPTVLISPWIEAGTVYRTKGDVPLDHTSILATLEKNFNVTPLTDRDKAAPDVLDVLTLSKPRTDTPLKGITAPVANSTIKIQNHASQIQQMHAAALTDKHNRETGEAKTTPDFKTEEDVKSYINTMHTKYYS, translated from the coding sequence ATGAAAGTTCCAACTTCACGTATTAAGCATGTGGTCGTTATGATGTTCGAAAATCGTTCATTCGACAGTATGTTAGGGTTTCTTTATAAAGACAACAATAATAAATCGCCGCTTGGTCATCCTTTTGAAGGATTAACTGGTACGGAAACCAATCCTGATAGTAATGGGAATTCCATTACTGTATTTCCTATAGACAAAAATGATTCTCATGCCTATTTTATGCCTAAAAAAGATCCAGGAGAAGGTTTTGCCAATACCAATTTTCAGTTGTTTGGAGCTGGCAAAGCACCTTATCCAAAAGGCATTGCAAACAATCAAGGTTTTGTTCGGGATTTTGAAAATCCTATAGATAATAGTCCGTTGGAGAAAAAAGAACATCCATATAAGAAAAGTGCAACAAATACTACCAAAGCATCTAGTGATCATGATTATAAAAGTGATGACTATAAAAAATGGTATAAAAAGCCAAGTCCTTCTGGACATGCTTCAGATGTTCCTGATTTGGATGGTGTTGCACCTAAAGATATTATGGGAATGTACACACCCGAAACACTTCCTGTATTATCAGGCTTAGCCACAGGATATGCTGTTTGCGATCACTGGTATTGCTCTGCTCCTACAGAAACATTACCCAATAGAGCGTTTACGCATATGGGAACTTCAGAAGGCTATTTGTATGACGAGATCCATTCCTATAGTTCAAAAAGTATTTTTAAGCATTTAATGAATCATAATAAATCATGGGGGATTTTTGGAAATAACGGAAAACCATATACAGTTTCTTTTTGTCAAGATATTCCAAGTTCATTGCCGAAAAACTGTCAAGTAGGGAGTTTCGATACTTTCAAAACCGCTTTAAAAGAAAAAAACTTGCCAGATTATACTTTTTTGGAGCCTATTTGGGGATCGCAAGGAAATAGTCAACATCCCAATTATAACGTAGCTCTAGGCGAACAGTATTTACTAGACATTTATACTGCACTAAAAGAATCTCCTCATTGGGAAGATACTTTACTTGTGATTACGTATGATGAGCATGGCGGTTGTTATGATCATATTACACCACCAAATAATGCAACTTCTCCACCTGCTAAATCTACAGCTTTCGGGTTTGATTTTACACGTTATGGCGTGCGTGTTCCTACGGTATTAATATCACCTTGGATTGAAGCTGGCACTGTATATCGCACCAAAGGCGATGTTCCATTAGATCATACTTCTATTCTGGCAACATTGGAGAAAAACTTTAATGTTACGCCACTCACCGATCGTGATAAGGCTGCTCCGGACGTGCTCGATGTACTTACGTTATCTAAACCAAGAACAGATACTCCATTGAAAGGAATAACTGCTCCTGTGGCAAATTCAACTATTAAAATACAGAATCATGCTTCACAAATTCAACAAATGCATGCTGCTGCTTTAACAGATAAACACAACCGAGAAACTGGTGAAGCTAAAACGACACCTGATTTTAAAACTGAAGAAGATGTGAAATCGTATATCAATACAATGCATACTAAGTATTATTCTTAG
- a CDS encoding patatin-like phospholipase family protein — protein MNNSKPNRILSLDGGGIRGALTLGFLEKVEDLIRKKENNPNLRLCDYFDLIGGTSTGAIIAAGLSIGMTASEIKDLYLTIGDKIFGKKRSWFLNPLKRYKAEFDFKPLEEELKKVFGDITIGSDKIKTGLCIITKRADSLSTWPIINHPDGKHFNHNKEMLLRQVVRASAAAPSYFIPQKIDVGFGEIGAFIDGGVSLANNPALQLFLVGTLSEFPYRWKTGEDSISLVSIGTGTYTKKYNPDKIAKKGLLGWAKMVPELFMEDANYLNQTMLQYLSNSPTARVIDSEILDLKDDLICDKPALHYVRYNVMLNNNELSNLGFNLNKKEIESLHEMSESKNKELLYEIGKKAANRDIKLDHIK, from the coding sequence ATGAACAATAGCAAACCAAACAGGATTTTATCTCTTGATGGCGGAGGAATACGAGGAGCACTTACATTAGGTTTTTTGGAGAAAGTTGAAGACCTTATTAGAAAAAAAGAAAATAATCCAAATTTAAGGTTATGTGATTATTTTGATTTAATTGGAGGAACTAGCACTGGAGCAATTATTGCCGCTGGACTTTCAATAGGAATGACAGCATCCGAAATAAAAGATTTGTATCTTACTATTGGCGATAAAATTTTTGGAAAAAAGCGAAGTTGGTTTTTAAATCCATTAAAAAGATATAAAGCTGAGTTTGATTTTAAACCGCTAGAAGAAGAATTAAAAAAAGTTTTTGGAGATATTACTATCGGAAGTGATAAAATCAAAACGGGACTATGTATCATTACTAAAAGAGCTGATTCATTAAGTACTTGGCCTATTATTAATCATCCAGACGGCAAACATTTCAATCATAATAAAGAAATGTTGTTAAGGCAAGTAGTTAGAGCAAGTGCTGCAGCTCCAAGCTATTTTATTCCTCAAAAAATTGATGTTGGTTTCGGAGAAATTGGGGCTTTTATTGATGGAGGTGTTAGTTTAGCAAATAATCCAGCGCTTCAATTGTTTCTAGTTGGAACGCTAAGTGAGTTTCCATATCGTTGGAAAACAGGAGAAGACAGCATATCGCTTGTTTCTATTGGCACAGGAACGTATACAAAAAAATATAATCCAGATAAAATTGCAAAAAAAGGTCTTTTAGGTTGGGCAAAAATGGTCCCTGAATTATTTATGGAAGATGCAAATTATTTAAACCAAACCATGCTGCAGTATCTATCAAATTCTCCTACCGCAAGAGTTATAGATAGTGAAATACTTGATTTAAAAGACGACTTAATCTGTGACAAACCAGCATTGCATTATGTGAGATATAATGTGATGTTGAATAATAACGAATTAAGTAATTTAGGTTTTAATTTAAATAAAAAAGAGATTGAATCATTACATGAAATGTCAGAATCTAAAAATAAAGAATTATTGTATGAGATTGGAAAGAAAGCTGCTAATAGAGATATTAAATTAGATCATATTAAGTAA
- a CDS encoding TRAFs-binding domain-containing protein has translation MKKTCFVIIGFKTKTDFETGRKLNLDKTFENIIKPVFDDLDILCYRACDLEQAGVIDKKMYENILKADFVVADISTLNPNAIYELGVRHALKPNTTIVIAEDKLKIPFDVSHVFIHSYKHLGEDIGVTEAERFKAHLKQQVEKFIAKPEIDSPIYTFMPNLIPPSFTEDEIEEIKESIDKSHSTYDLVELAEKKKNEKKYKLAKDLLKEALINKPNDSFIIQLLALTTYKSKIPTEKEALTEAIGYLDQLNPKETTDPETLGLLGAIHKRLYEQDESLENLNKSLHYYERGFYVKQDYYNGINVAFLYVLKASLSEEKLDLYANYGQARKIWNEIITKWSSVVESDSFEDRGDKEWICFTLAEAYFGLNDTDNEHKYLEFGKEYMSGDFAIDSYLNQKEKQGNLLAKLHEKLYNMK, from the coding sequence ATGAAAAAAACATGCTTTGTAATTATTGGATTCAAAACAAAAACTGATTTTGAAACGGGAAGAAAATTAAATCTAGATAAAACCTTTGAAAACATTATCAAACCTGTTTTTGATGATTTAGATATATTATGCTATCGTGCTTGCGATTTAGAACAAGCAGGAGTTATTGATAAAAAAATGTATGAAAATATTCTAAAAGCAGATTTTGTCGTTGCTGATATTTCAACGTTAAACCCAAATGCTATCTACGAATTAGGTGTCAGACATGCATTAAAACCAAATACTACAATTGTAATCGCTGAAGACAAATTAAAAATTCCGTTTGATGTAAGTCATGTATTTATCCATTCGTATAAGCATTTAGGAGAGGATATTGGTGTTACCGAAGCGGAAAGATTTAAAGCTCATTTGAAGCAGCAAGTAGAAAAATTTATAGCCAAACCAGAAATAGATAGTCCTATTTATACATTTATGCCAAATTTAATTCCGCCAAGTTTTACTGAAGATGAAATTGAAGAAATTAAAGAAAGTATTGATAAATCACATTCTACGTATGATTTAGTTGAATTAGCGGAAAAAAAGAAGAATGAAAAAAAATATAAATTAGCAAAAGATTTGCTAAAAGAAGCCCTTATAAACAAACCAAACGATAGCTTTATCATTCAACTTTTGGCACTGACGACTTATAAATCAAAAATCCCAACAGAAAAAGAAGCTTTAACTGAAGCAATAGGCTATTTAGACCAACTAAACCCAAAGGAAACAACAGATCCAGAGACTTTAGGTTTATTAGGAGCAATTCATAAACGGTTATATGAGCAAGATGAATCACTAGAAAACTTAAATAAATCATTGCATTACTATGAAAGAGGGTTTTACGTAAAGCAAGATTATTATAATGGTATCAATGTCGCTTTTTTGTATGTATTAAAAGCTAGTTTGAGCGAAGAAAAATTAGATTTATACGCTAATTATGGTCAGGCTAGAAAAATATGGAACGAAATTATAACCAAGTGGAGTAGCGTAGTTGAGTCAGATAGTTTTGAAGATCGAGGTGATAAAGAGTGGATTTGTTTTACGCTAGCTGAAGCATATTTTGGACTTAATGATACTGATAATGAACATAAATATCTAGAATTTGGAAAGGAATATATGAGTGGTGATTTTGCAATTGATTCGTATTTAAATCAAAAAGAAAAACAAGGAAATCTGTTGGCTAAACTCCACGAAAAATTATATAATATGAAGTAA
- a CDS encoding DEAD/DEAH box helicase has protein sequence MPFKKLHADIQEKLASFEITTPTPFQSKSIPVIKSGANVYCTASKDSGKTTTLILTTLQKLKCEAVGNSPRAVVLVENKVRALELYETFLTYTKHTSLRVYVGYEQLHIDVQKSEIFEGVDILISTPVTMNKLLLLNGLSVSQLKIFSIDDAEFLVQKSAYKALMSITNSIEKCQYVLYSDKMHPILKRFESYFMEYSRIIAD, from the coding sequence ATGCCTTTTAAAAAATTACATGCCGATATACAAGAAAAGTTAGCATCTTTCGAAATAACTACACCAACTCCTTTTCAGAGCAAAAGTATTCCTGTCATAAAAAGTGGAGCTAATGTGTATTGCACGGCTTCAAAAGATAGCGGAAAAACAACCACACTTATACTTACTACGTTGCAGAAATTAAAATGTGAAGCCGTTGGAAATTCGCCAAGAGCTGTAGTTCTTGTAGAAAATAAAGTAAGAGCCTTAGAATTATATGAAACTTTTTTAACATATACGAAACATACTTCATTACGAGTGTATGTAGGCTATGAACAGCTTCATATTGATGTGCAAAAATCAGAAATATTTGAAGGTGTAGACATTCTTATTTCCACGCCTGTAACTATGAATAAGTTGTTGTTATTAAACGGATTAAGCGTTTCTCAATTAAAGATATTTAGTATTGATGACGCTGAATTTTTAGTTCAAAAATCGGCATACAAAGCACTAATGTCTATTACGAATAGTATTGAAAAATGTCAGTATGTGTTATACTCAGATAAAATGCATCCGATATTAAAACGTTTTGAATCCTATTTTATGGAATATTCTAGAATAATTGCTGACTAA
- a CDS encoding ATP-binding protein, with amino-acid sequence MLSTHYMFGFEQHTDDVATIDLQETSITNSTEIALDADWLFYWNELIEPSNFKPNKPFTKISLTNWTAFTHSNNENLPSFGYATYRLLISIPKERPHVSLYIPAAYAASKTWINGELISEIGRVGTSKDETLHRRFSQIIPLNTNETDFEIVIQVANFYHKKGGIDKPLILGASKLLLNKRSKQIMADMIFIGCLGFIGSFFLLFFLFYWNKDKAILYFAILCMSLSYMALSDRYAPFAEIFQSFSWIILTKFEYIILFLAGAAASLFFYSIFSNFVHKLYSKIIVYSFCLLALLAIFLPPPHFTKLLLPFLILMIIDLIYVYFVIMKTIIIGKRHESILLLVSMSLASIIFSVHIFFFLGKNGNAMIYVNFGYILVFLLLSMLLMTRFSNSFKELERAKEFALEQKKEISIQSNELSNVNLELKENLKNLKISNAELDGFNHIVSHDLKAPLIAMHTLVSFIEEDLDTTINTDVKNNFKLLKDRVSKMFALINGLLEYSKVTKGKKSKELFSLNNLLSEIRAVVDTQNEHIIHLPDEDLEIYTNKIELEHVFQNLLSNSIKHNDKNSALINISFSKLPNEYVFAVSDNGPGIDAKYHTKIFEMFSQLNVNDEVESTGIGLSIVKKIVYENHGIISVESEKGIGTTLKFSWRI; translated from the coding sequence ATGCTTTCAACACATTATATGTTTGGTTTTGAACAACATACAGATGATGTTGCTACAATTGATCTTCAAGAAACTTCGATTACTAATAGCACCGAAATAGCACTCGATGCTGACTGGTTATTTTATTGGAATGAATTAATAGAACCTAGTAATTTTAAGCCAAATAAACCATTTACTAAAATATCTCTTACGAATTGGACAGCGTTTACGCATTCTAACAACGAAAACCTTCCTTCTTTTGGATATGCAACGTATAGATTATTGATTTCTATTCCAAAGGAAAGACCGCATGTTTCATTATATATTCCAGCGGCGTATGCGGCTTCTAAAACGTGGATAAATGGTGAGTTAATCTCAGAAATTGGTCGTGTTGGTACTTCTAAAGATGAGACGTTACATCGAAGGTTTTCTCAAATTATTCCTTTAAATACGAATGAAACTGATTTTGAAATTGTTATTCAAGTAGCAAATTTTTATCACAAAAAAGGTGGAATTGATAAACCGTTAATCCTTGGTGCTAGTAAATTGCTTCTTAATAAAAGATCCAAGCAAATAATGGCTGACATGATTTTTATTGGATGTTTAGGCTTTATTGGAAGTTTCTTTTTATTATTCTTTCTATTTTATTGGAATAAAGACAAAGCTATTCTCTACTTTGCCATTCTTTGTATGTCGTTATCGTATATGGCATTGAGTGACAGATATGCGCCATTTGCAGAAATTTTTCAATCATTCAGCTGGATAATATTGACAAAGTTTGAATACATAATACTATTTTTAGCAGGAGCAGCAGCAAGTCTTTTTTTCTATAGTATTTTCTCCAATTTTGTTCACAAGCTATATTCAAAAATTATAGTTTACAGTTTCTGTTTACTTGCGTTATTAGCTATTTTTCTTCCGCCTCCACATTTTACCAAATTACTTTTACCATTTTTAATCTTAATGATTATTGATTTGATCTATGTGTATTTTGTAATAATGAAAACTATTATCATCGGTAAACGACACGAATCTATCTTATTATTAGTAAGCATGTCGCTGGCTTCTATCATATTTTCTGTTCATATATTTTTCTTTTTAGGTAAGAATGGAAACGCTATGATCTATGTAAATTTTGGTTATATTTTAGTCTTTTTACTCCTTTCTATGCTTTTAATGACGCGGTTTTCCAATTCATTCAAAGAACTTGAACGAGCAAAAGAGTTTGCACTTGAACAGAAAAAAGAAATTTCTATACAATCAAACGAACTGTCAAATGTGAACCTTGAATTAAAAGAAAATTTAAAAAATTTAAAAATATCCAACGCTGAACTAGACGGTTTCAATCACATTGTTTCACATGATTTGAAGGCTCCACTGATAGCAATGCACACATTAGTTTCTTTTATTGAAGAAGATCTTGATACTACGATTAATACAGATGTTAAAAATAACTTTAAGTTATTAAAAGATAGAGTTTCAAAAATGTTTGCTTTGATCAACGGGCTTTTGGAATATTCTAAAGTAACGAAAGGAAAAAAGAGTAAAGAATTGTTCAGCCTAAATAACTTACTAAGCGAAATTAGAGCTGTCGTTGATACTCAAAATGAACATATAATTCATCTTCCTGATGAGGATTTAGAAATTTATACAAACAAAATTGAATTAGAACATGTTTTTCAAAACCTACTTAGTAATTCCATTAAGCATAACGATAAAAACAGTGCGCTAATCAATATTTCATTTTCTAAGCTTCCAAACGAATATGTATTCGCTGTAAGTGATAATGGTCCTGGAATTGATGCAAAGTATCATACCAAAATCTTCGAAATGTTTAGTCAACTAAATGTGAATGATGAAGTAGAAAGTACAGGAATTGGTCTTTCGATAGTAAAGAAAATAGTCTACGAAAATCATGGAATTATTTCGGTTGAATCCGAAAAAGGAATTGGAACAACGTTGAAATTTTCATGGAGAATTTAA
- the thiE gene encoding thiamine phosphate synthase yields MIIPKLHYISQGNSPKEHLENIQKACSSGSELVQLRLKNISDKKILKFAKEAREITAHFQTRLIINDHYKIAKEVKADGVHLGKTDSCPTIARKHVYTWQIIGGTANTLQDCETLISKEVDYISLGPFKFTTTKDNLPPILGLNGYTAIVEALQTETPIIGVGGITTEDVTSILETGISGIAVSGEITRDFNIIKIFNQLLNASSTEEQRHTFK; encoded by the coding sequence ATGATTATTCCCAAACTACATTATATATCTCAAGGAAATTCTCCAAAAGAACATTTAGAAAATATTCAAAAAGCGTGTTCATCTGGTTCAGAATTAGTACAATTGCGTTTGAAAAATATTTCAGATAAGAAAATTCTAAAATTTGCCAAAGAAGCTAGAGAAATTACAGCGCATTTTCAAACTAGATTGATTATAAACGATCATTACAAAATAGCTAAAGAGGTAAAAGCAGATGGTGTACATTTAGGAAAAACAGACTCCTGCCCTACTATTGCTAGAAAACATGTATACACTTGGCAAATTATTGGTGGAACCGCAAATACTTTACAAGATTGCGAAACATTAATTAGTAAAGAAGTTGATTATATTAGTTTGGGTCCTTTTAAATTTACTACAACGAAAGACAATTTACCTCCGATTTTAGGTCTAAACGGTTATACTGCAATTGTTGAAGCCTTACAAACTGAAACTCCAATTATTGGCGTTGGCGGAATTACCACAGAAGATGTTACAAGCATATTAGAAACGGGGATTTCTGGAATTGCGGTTTCTGGAGAAATTACACGCGATTTTAATATCATCAAAATATTTAACCAATTACTAAACGCATCTTCCACAGAAGAGCAACGCCACACATTCAAATAG
- a CDS encoding OmpA family protein, translating to MKQYYNIFTLTLLLAFCTQSSFSQDTDKSWFFDAGFTAVDLFPVGEDAPQGEFLDEFINANDHWNFGYYAGVSRNLTNNLSLSLRGTVSEISKYGEFGELDESVLVDNLKYYGIDGMINYSFGKSKLRPFIAVGGGYTWLEGGSYNTFSVDPKALIGAGTVNGSVGLKYWVSDKFGINVQTTYKHSFKDYLPRHWNHNFGISYRLDTSKDVEDNTVEATKMSVKPSRWSFEIGLSAIDLYPVGEDAPQGEYFDEFFNLNDHWNLGFYVGATRNLTDNFSITAKGTVAEISKYGEFGELDESVLVDNLKYYGLDAMANYSFGKGKLQPFVAVGGGYTWLEEGPYNNNGSSSNSLVGAGTVNGSVGVKYWFNDRIGLNVQTTYKHSLKDYLPKHFNHNLGLVYNLGKSAEKEEEEDDNDRDKDGIPNDLDLCPDTFGIAEFGGCPDTDGDGVSDKDDLCPEVKGLIEFGGCPDSDGDGFPDNKDNCPEIKGTLNGCPPPVVEIPVVKPVTGQRKVYFNTDSTKLDLNAQAILDEIATSLTSDTDYNISIQGHADARGTDNYNINLSLARAKAIKSYLDSKNLGNSTISISAKGESQPVAPNTTADGRARNRRVEIIIDITAK from the coding sequence ATGAAACAGTATTACAATATTTTTACGTTAACATTATTGTTAGCATTTTGTACGCAGTCATCCTTTTCACAAGACACAGATAAAAGCTGGTTTTTTGATGCAGGTTTTACTGCTGTAGATTTATTTCCTGTTGGTGAAGATGCGCCACAAGGAGAGTTTTTAGACGAATTTATAAATGCTAATGACCATTGGAATTTTGGCTATTATGCAGGAGTTTCAAGAAATTTAACGAACAACTTATCTTTAAGTTTAAGAGGTACAGTAAGTGAGATAAGTAAATATGGAGAATTTGGAGAATTAGATGAAAGTGTATTAGTCGATAATCTAAAGTATTATGGAATCGATGGTATGATTAACTACAGCTTCGGTAAAAGTAAATTACGCCCTTTCATCGCCGTTGGTGGTGGATATACTTGGCTTGAAGGAGGTTCATATAATACATTTAGTGTTGATCCAAAAGCTTTAATTGGAGCTGGTACAGTAAACGGATCTGTTGGTCTTAAATACTGGGTTAGTGACAAGTTTGGAATAAATGTACAAACAACATACAAACATTCATTTAAGGATTACTTACCAAGACATTGGAATCACAACTTTGGTATTTCTTATAGACTTGATACTAGTAAAGATGTTGAAGATAACACAGTAGAAGCAACTAAAATGTCTGTAAAGCCAAGTCGTTGGTCTTTTGAAATCGGTTTAAGTGCTATTGATCTGTATCCTGTTGGTGAAGATGCGCCACAAGGTGAATACTTTGATGAATTTTTCAATCTTAACGATCACTGGAACTTAGGTTTTTATGTAGGAGCTACAAGAAACCTAACTGACAATTTCTCTATAACTGCAAAAGGAACAGTAGCTGAAATAAGCAAATATGGAGAATTTGGAGAATTAGATGAAAGTGTACTAGTTGATAATTTAAAATATTATGGATTAGATGCTATGGCTAACTATAGTTTTGGAAAAGGTAAATTACAACCTTTTGTAGCAGTTGGTGGTGGTTATACTTGGCTTGAAGAAGGTCCATATAATAACAATGGATCAAGTTCTAACTCTTTAGTTGGCGCAGGAACAGTAAACGGATCAGTTGGTGTTAAATACTGGTTTAATGATAGAATTGGTTTAAATGTACAAACTACCTACAAGCATTCATTAAAAGATTACTTGCCTAAACACTTTAATCACAACTTAGGTTTAGTTTACAATCTTGGAAAAAGTGCAGAAAAAGAAGAAGAAGAAGATGATAATGATAGAGACAAAGATGGTATTCCAAATGATTTAGATCTATGTCCTGATACTTTTGGGATCGCTGAATTTGGTGGATGTCCTGACACAGACGGAGATGGTGTTTCTGATAAAGATGATTTATGTCCTGAAGTAAAAGGTCTTATTGAATTTGGTGGATGTCCTGATTCAGATGGAGATGGTTTCCCAGATAACAAAGATAATTGTCCTGAAATTAAAGGAACACTTAATGGTTGTCCTCCACCAGTAGTGGAAATTCCAGTTGTAAAACCTGTTACCGGACAAAGAAAAGTTTATTTCAATACGGACAGTACTAAACTTGATCTAAATGCGCAGGCAATATTAGATGAAATAGCTACTAGTTTAACAAGTGATACGGACTATAATATTTCTATTCAAGGGCATGCAGATGCAAGAGGAACTGATAACTATAATATCAATCTATCTTTAGCTAGAGCGAAAGCAATTAAAAGTTACCTTGATTCTAAGAATTTAGGAAACAGTACAATTTCTATTTCTGCTAAAGGAGAATCTCAACCAGTTGCACCTAATACTACAGCAGATGGAAGAGCGAGAAACAGAAGAGTTGAAATAATCATTGATATTACTGCTAAGTAA
- a CDS encoding alpha/beta fold hydrolase, producing the protein MDILKRNNVKVLGQGKKTMLFAHGFGCDQNMWRYVTPAFEEDFKIVLFDYVGCGKSDLSAYQPERYSQLQGYAQDVIDICNDLQLEDVIFVGHSVSCMIGVLAAIEKPNIFSHLILIGPSARYVNDIDYLGGFSREDLEGLLEVMDNNYLGWAAYLAPVVMKNDDKPELTKELQDSFCSTDPIITRKFAEVTFFSDNREDLSNLSKPCLVMQCSDDAIAPDTVGQYIHEQIQNSTFEKMKATGHCPHLSHPEETIIIIKNYLKTHAY; encoded by the coding sequence ATGGATATTCTTAAGCGTAACAATGTTAAAGTTCTGGGTCAAGGTAAAAAAACGATGCTATTTGCTCACGGATTTGGATGTGATCAAAATATGTGGCGTTATGTAACACCTGCATTCGAAGAAGACTTTAAAATTGTATTATTTGATTATGTTGGTTGCGGAAAATCTGACCTCTCTGCCTACCAACCAGAGCGCTATTCTCAATTACAAGGCTATGCGCAAGACGTCATTGATATTTGTAACGATCTACAACTTGAAGATGTTATTTTTGTTGGACACAGTGTGAGTTGCATGATTGGCGTATTGGCAGCTATTGAAAAGCCAAACATATTCTCCCACCTAATTCTTATTGGTCCTTCGGCGCGTTATGTCAATGATATAGACTATTTAGGAGGTTTTTCTCGTGAAGACCTTGAAGGCTTATTAGAAGTAATGGATAACAATTATTTAGGCTGGGCAGCATATTTAGCACCTGTGGTTATGAAAAATGACGACAAGCCAGAACTGACCAAGGAACTTCAAGATAGTTTCTGTTCTACAGATCCTATAATTACACGCAAATTTGCAGAAGTGACTTTCTTCTCAGATAATAGAGAAGATCTTTCAAATCTTTCAAAACCTTGCTTGGTTATGCAATGTTCGGACGATGCAATTGCGCCAGATACAGTAGGTCAATACATTCACGAGCAGATTCAAAACAGTACCTTTGAAAAAATGAAGGCTACTGGGCATTGTCCGCATTTAAGTCATCCAGAAGAAACCATTATAATTATAAAAAATTATCTAAAAACGCACGCGTATTAA